The following are encoded in a window of Salmo trutta chromosome 27, fSalTru1.1, whole genome shotgun sequence genomic DNA:
- the LOC115164453 gene encoding ankyrin-1 isoform X4, producing the protein MAQAAKHLVKNKELKIQLEAERLLKEEEKAKKRNRSRDKKRKAHAVHRWLIDQDDSLSSELPDGQGVWHFDEAADAVTSFLRAARSGNMDKAIDHIKNGIDINTANQNGLNGLHLASKEGHVKMVLELLHGGIDVETQTKKGNTALHIAALAGQEQVVAELVNYGANINAQSQVRPPPVSEETPTPLAEPPAEEPPATTDTHTKGFTPLYMAAQENHLEVVKFLLENGANQSIPTEDGFTPLAVALQQGHENVVALLINYGTKGKVRLPALHIAARNDDTRTAAVLLQNDPNADVLSKTGFTPLHIAAHYENLSVAQLLLNRGANVNFTPKNGITPLHIASRRGNVIMVRLLLDRGAQIDAKTKDELTPLHCAARNGHVRIIEILLDQGAPIQAKTKNGLSPIHMSAQGDHMDCVRQLMQYNAAIDDITLDHLTPLHVAAHCGHHRMAKVLLDKGAKPNSRALNGFTPLHIACKKNHMRVMDLLLKHSASLEAVTESGLTPLHVASFMGHRKIVTILVQKGASPSASNVKVETPLHMACRAGHYEVAEFLLTNAAPVDAKAKDDQTPLHCACRMGHKELVKLLLEHKANPNSTTTSGHTPLHIAAREGHAQTTRILLDMEAQQTKMTKKGFTPLHVASKYGKVDVAELLLERGGNPNAAGKNGLTSLHVAVHHDNLDVVNLLVSKGGSPHSAARNGYTPLHIASKQNQVEVASSLLQYGASANAESLQGVTPLHLAAQEGRPDMVALLISKQANVNLGNKSGLTPLHLVAQEGHVGIADILAKQGASVYAATRMGYTPLHVACHYGNVKMVKFLLQQQANVNSKTKVGYTALHQAAQQGHTDIVTLLLKHGAQPNEVATNGTSALSIAKRLGYISVIDVLKLVTEETVSMTTTEKHRMSFPETVDEILDVSEDEGEELLGTEGARYMKMDDLKDHDDDFLSPKKSMDNYSPAIPRIPCVSPETVILKEHDMEQVHTPMPLQKDYDDDSLIPSSPATETSDNVSPVASPIHTGFLVSFMVDARGGSMRGSRHNGLRVIIPPRTCAAPTRITCRLVKPQKLTTPPPLVEGEGLASRIISLGPASMQFLGPVIVEIPHFAALGRGDRELVVLRSENGSVWKEHRNRYGDDVLETILNGMDEELESQEELGKKRIRRIISTDFPLYFAVVSRVQQESDLIGPEGGQLTSKLVPLVQASFPETAVTKRVRLGLQAQPVPDELVAKLLGNQATFSPVVTVEPRRRKFHRPIGLCIPLPPSWRESPRDSGEGDTTSLRLLCSVIGGTAPAQWEDITGTTKLIYSKDCANFTTNVSARFWLADCPRTAEAMSFANLLYRELSAVPYMAKFVVFAKMNEVREGRLRCYCMTDDKMDKTLEQHENFSEVARSRDIEVMEGMPLHLECSGNLVPVRKATQQPRCFSFQAFRDNRLPVSVKVRDSSKDHSGFLSFLRKSTKYEDSQHVLCNLNITMPLCIKAAGSEDRRRTLTPLVLRERYSTLNEPAMGKASMSAMEKTELKMALIAEQLGLSWAELARELQFSVDDINKIRVENPNSLLEQSSTLLSLWATCEGKRANMESLYTALKSIDRMDIVNMLEGQGPQPAGRQAREPSRRRHNESDHISPSLTNGYGVLQEELLSPPSMQYSLPSPLGNEPYWQEVSSLECAPMAITEEDTLMEMSDVQVWPSGNIPSLVAVEDSSLECSNADDSEGLLGLPYGSLGQPGSRASGEGGGLSGSMELVEDNSEMGAVDSFSTATPATPASFSTATPATPSSFGGTIAAMLYNVNGLEKGQGSKVVKSEAAAVRGNLAGGDGAGVEGGRGGGTGSEEGLSLVTGQQQRVYTRLSKSPGLSRVADRNGDRSSGGSSGSRGSGGGGGSLLSYLQEQSGPGWQPVTDHTQAWLGSQTTKPRQAMDSMMSSVRTAMDVDPSQSRVSQEALLQPVRDMGHSELLRGHFRGTQPFEKGLGFPHRVPELQTWDDVRLRQQGDEAKDLPGEQVSEEQFTDEHGNIVTKKIVRKVVRRGKGSGDEGGQERSVSVDGSLQDELEAEAEQFINYAVLSSKPDIVDVKKGAQIVKCASLRRVKQ; encoded by the exons gCTGATGCTGTCACTAGTTTTCTGCGGGCGGCTCGTTCTGGTAACATGGACAAGGCCATCGACCATATAAAGAACGGCATAGACATCAACACAGCCAATCAG aaTGGGCTCAACGGGTTGCATCTGGCCTCTAAAGAAGGCCACGTTAAAATGGTGCTGGAGCTGCTACATGGAGGCATTGATGTGGAAACCCAGACTAAG AAAGGCAACACAGCTCTGCACATTGCTGCCCTGGCTGGGCAGGAGCAAGTGGTGGCAGAGCTGGTAAATTACGGGGCCAACATCAATGCCCAGTCCCAGGTGAGACCCCCACCAGTGTCAGAAGAGACCCCGACCCCACTGGCAGAACCTCCTGCAGAAGAGCCACCAGCCACAACGGATACACATACA AAGGGCTTCACTCCGCTCTACATGGCCGCACAAGAGAATCATCTAGAAGTTGTGAAGTTCCTTTTGGAGAACGGGGCCAATCAAAGCATTCCTACTGAG GATGGCTTTACCCCTCTCGCCGTGGCTCTTCAGCAGGGACATGAGAACGTTGTGGCCCTGCTCATCAATTACGGCACCAAGGGCAAAGTTCGCCTCCCCGCACTGCACATAGCAGCACGGAACGACGACACGCGCACAGCTGCTGTGCTTCTACAGAACGACCCCAACGCAGACGTCCTGAGCAAG ACAGGCTTCACACCGCTTCATATCGCTGCACACTACGAGAACCTGAGCGTCGCACAACTGTTGCTCAACAGAGGAGCCAATGTCAACTTCACCCCTAAG AATGGCATCACACCTTTGCACATCGCATCCAGGAGGGGGAATGTGATCATGGTACGACTCCTGCTGGACCGAGGGGCACAGATTGATGCCAAGACCAAG GATGAGTTGACTCCACTGCACTGTGCAGCCAGGAATGGACACGTGAGGATCATTGAGATCCTGTTAGACCAAGGGGCTCCCATCCAGGCCAAGACCAAG AACGGCCTTTCTCCCATCCACATGTCAGCACAGGGGGACCACATGGACTGTGTGAGGCAACTAATGCAGTACAATGCTGCAATTGATGACATCACACTGGACCACCTGACCCCCCTGCATGTTGCGGCCCACTGTGGGCACCACCGCATGGCCAAAGTGCTGCTGGACAAGGGAGCCAAACCCAACTCTCGTGCACTG AATGGTTTCACTCCACTTCACATCGCCTGTAAGAAGAACCACATGCGTGTGATGGACCTCTTGCTGAAACACTCTGCTTCCCTAGAGGCTGTGACGGAG TCTGGCCTGACCCCTTTACATGTGGCCTCGTTCATGGGCCACCGCAAAATAGTCACCATCCTGGTACAGAAGGGAGCTTCTCCCAGTGCTTCCAATGTG AAAGTGGAGACTCCTCTCCACATGGCATGTAGAGCAGGACACTATGAGGTGGCAGAGTTCTTACTGACCAATGCAGCGCCAGTAGACGCCAAGGCCAAG GATGACCAGACACCACTCCACTGTGCGTGTCGGATGGGCCACAAGGAGCTGGTTAAGCTGCTGCTGGAGCACAAGGCCAACCCCAACTCCACCACCACGTCCggacacacacccctccacatcGCTGCCCGCGAGGGACACGCTCAGACCACACGCATCTTACTGGACATGGAGGCCCAGCAGACCAAGATGACCAAG AAAGGCTTCACTCCTCTCCATGTGGCTTCGAAATATGGCAAAGTGGACGTGGCAGAGCTGCTGCTGGAGAGAGGGGGCAACCCTAACGCTGCTGGCAAG AATGGTCTGACTTCTCTCCATGTGGCTGTCCATCATGACAACCTGGACGTGGTTAACCTGCTGGTCAGCAAGGGAGGCTCCCCACACAGTGCAGCTAGG AATGGCTACACCCCTCTTCACATAGCATCGAAGCAGAACCAGGTGGAGGTTGCTAGCAGCCTGCTGCAGTACGGTGCCTCGGCCAACGCCGAGTCCCTCCAGGGGGTCACGCCCCTCCACCTGGCCGCTCAGGAGGGCCGGCCTGACATGGTCGCCCTGCTCATCTCCAAACAGGCCAACGTCAACCTGGGGAACAAG agTGGACTGACTCCTCTCCACCTGGTGGCACAGGAAGGCCACGTGGGCATCGCTGATATCCTGGCGAAGCAGGGGGCGTCAGTGTATGCTGCCACACGG ATGGGATACACCCCTCTCCATGTTGCCTGTCACTATGGCAATGTAAAGATGGTGaagttcctcctgcagcagcaGGCCAATGTCAACAGCAAGACTAAG GTTGGTTACACTGCCCTGCACCAGGCAGCCCAACAGGGCCACACAGACATCGTCACCTTACTGCTCAAACATGGAGCCCAGCCGAACGAGGTCGCTACT aacGGTACGTCGGCCCTGTCCATCGCCAAGCGGTTGGGGTACATCTCTGTAATCGACGTTCTCAAACTGGTTACCGAGGAGACGGTTTCCATG ACCACCACAGAGAAACATCGTATGAGTTTCCCAGAAACAGTGGATGAGATATTGGACGTATCAGAGGACGAAG GGGAGGAGCTTTTGGGGACGGAAGGAGCCAGGTACATGAAGATGGATGACTTGAAGGACCATGATGACGATTTCCTGTCACCCAAGAAATCTATGGA TAACTACTCACCTGCCATTCCCAGGATCCCTTGTGTATCCCCAGAGACGGTAATCCTGAAGGAGCATGACATGGAGCAG GTACACACTCCAATGCCATTACAAAAAGATTATGATGACGACTCCCTGATCCCCAGCAGTCCAGCTACAGAGACCTCTGACAACGTCAGTCCTGTGGCCAGCCCCATACACACAGG GTTCCTGGTGAGTTTCATGGTGGATGCTCGGGGCGGCTCGATGCGAGGCAGCAGACATAACGGCCTGCGTGTCATCATCCCTCCACGGACCTGTGCCGCCCCCACACGGATCACCTGTCGTCTGGTCAAGCCCCAGAAACTCACCACTCCTCCCCCcctggtggagggagagggcCTGGCCAGCCGTATCATATCACTGGGCCCAGCCAGCATGCAGTTCTTAGG GCCTGTGATCGTGGAGATCCCTCACTTTGCTGCTCTGGGTCGAGGGGACCGGGAGCTGGTGGTGCTGAGGAGTGAGAACGGCTCTGTCTGGAAGGAACACCGCAATCGCTATGGAGACGATGTGCTGGAGACTATCCTCAATGGGATGGATGAAG AGCTGGAGAGCCAGGAGGAGCTTGGGAAGAAGCGTATCCGACGAATCATCTCCACTGACTTCCCCCTCTACTTTGCTGTGGTGTCACGCGTCCAGCAGGAGAGCGATCTGATTGGCCCAGAAGGGGGTCAGCTGACCAGTAAACTGGTACCGTTGGTCCAGGCTTCGTTCCCTGAGACAGCGGTCACCAAGCGAGTCCGTCTAGGCCTGCAG GCCCAACCAGTCCCAGACGAGCTGGTTGCCAAGCTGCTGGGTAACCAGGCAACCTTCAGCCCTGTGGTGACTGTGGAGCCACGGCGACGCAAGTTCCACCGGCCCATCGGCCTGTGCATCCCCCTGCCCCCCTCCTGGAGAGAGAGCCCCCGGGACTCTGGAGAGGGGGACACCACCAGCCTGCGCCTGCTCTGCAGTGTCATCG GTGGCACAGCCCCAGCCCAGTGGGAGGACATCACAGGCACCACCAAGCTCATATATAGCAAAGACTGTGCCAACTTCACAACCAATGTGTCAGCACG gttctggctggctgactgtcccCGGACAGCCGAGGCCATGTCTTTCGCCAACCTCCTGTACCGGGAGCTCTCAGCCGTGCCCTACATGGCCAAGTTTGTGGTGTTTGCTAAGATGAACGAGGTCCGTGAGGGCCGCCTGCGCTGCTACTGCATGACTGATGACAAGATGGACAAAACCCTGGAGCAACACGAGAACTTCAGCGAGGTGGCCCGCAGTCGCGATATCGAG GTGATGGAGGGTATGCCGCTGCACCTGgagtgttctgggaacctggtcccAGTGAGGAAGGCTACCCAGCAGCCTCGCTGTTTCAGCTTCCAGGCCTTCAGAGACAATAGACTCCCCGTCTCTGTCAAG GTGAGAGATAGTAGCAAAGATCACTCCGGATTCCTGTCCTTCCTGCGGAAGTCTACCAAGTACGAAGACAGCCAACATGTGCTGTGCAACCTCAATATTACCATGCCTCTGTGTATCAAG GCTGCCGGGAGTGAAGACCGGAGGCGAACTCTGACCCCATTAGTCCTGCGAGAGAGATACAGCACCCTGAACGAGCCTGCCATGGGTAAAG CATCAATGAGTGCCATGGAAAAGACAGAGCTGAAGATGGCTTTGATAGCTGAACAGTTGGGACTGAGCTGGGCTG AGCTGGCGAGGGAGCTACAGTTCAGTGTAGATGACATTAATAAGATCCGTGTGGAGAATCCTAACTCCCTATTGGAGCAGAGTTCTACCCTGCTCAGCCTATGGGCCACCTGCGAGGGCAAGAGAGCCAATA TGGAGAGTTTGTACACAGCTTTGAAGAGCATTGACCGGATGGACATAGTAAACATGTTGGAGGGCCAGGGGCCACAGCCTGCAGGGAGGCAGGCCCGGGAGCCAAGCAGACGCAGACACAACGAGAGCGACCACATCTCCCCCAGCCTGACcaatg GTTACGGGGTATTGCAGGAGGAGCTGCTCTCCCCTCCTTCCATGCAGTACAGCCTGCCCTCCCCACTCGGCAACGAGCCCTACTGGCAGGAAGTCTCCAGTCTGGAGTGTGCTCCCATGGCCATCACAGAGGAGGACACACTCATGGAGATGTCCGATGTGCAGGTGTGGCCCTCGGGCAACATCCCCTCCCTAGTGGCCGTGGAGGACTCCTCACTGGAGTGCAGCAATGCTGACGACTCGGAGGGGCTGCTGGGGCTGCCATACGGGAGCCTGGGCCAGCCGGGCAGTAGGGCTAgcggagagggaggggggctgaGTGGCTCCATGGAGCTGGTGGAAGACAACTCAGAGATGGGGGCTGTTGACTCGTTCAGCACCGCCACCCCTGCCACCCCTGCTTCGTTCAGCACAGCCACCCCTGCCACCCCTTCTTCGTTCGGAGGCACCATCGCCGCCATGTTATACAACgttaatggtctggagaagggtcAAGGGTCAAAAGTCGTGAAGTCAGAGGCAGCAGCGGTCAGAGGCAACTTGGCAGGTGGAGATGGAGCTGGAgttgaaggaggaagaggaggagggacaggCTCAGAGGAAGGGCTTTCTCTTGTTACAGGACAACAGCAGCGAGTGTACACCCGGCTGAGCAAGTCGCCCGGTCTGAGCCGCGTGGCTGACCGTAATGGAGACAG GTCCAGTGGTGGCAGCAGTGGTAGTAGAGGCAGTGGCGGAGGTGGTGGCTCTTTACTGTCCTATCTGCAGGAGCAGTCGGGTCCAGGTTGGCAACCTGTCACTGACCACACTCAGGCCTGGTTGGGTTCACAGACAACAAAACCCAGGCAGGCCATGGACTCAATGATGTCATCAGTGCGCACTGCCATGGATGTGGACCCCAGCCAGTCCCGCGTGTCCCAGGAGGCCTTGCTTCAGCCGGTGCGGGACATGGGGCACTCTGAGCTCCTGCGTGGGCACTTCAGGGGCACCCAGCCGTTTGAGAAGGGCCTGGGGTTCCCTCACAGGGTGCCAGAGCTGCAGACCTGGGATGACGTACGCCTGAGGCAGCAG